One Panicum virgatum strain AP13 chromosome 9K, P.virgatum_v5, whole genome shotgun sequence genomic region harbors:
- the LOC120652147 gene encoding organic cation/carnitine transporter 2-like, with product MSMANAPTAPLLTANQEAAPAKEASIDDVIEMYFGATGVLQLLKAVLVAFAWAFDAQLVFISAFTDAEPRWHCLTAASAGNASCSPAAAASRPPCDLAPGSWAWDRLAVASVVSEWTLNCAGPALVSLPASSFFAGCLAGGFLLATLADSLLGRKKMLLVSLASTSIAGVLTALAPNIWAYAALRLVSGFFRSMVGTCTLVLSTELVGKRWRNTVSVAGFFCFAVGFLSLPALAYAFRDASWRNLYVWTSVPCLCYAVLVFFLVQESPRWLLVRGRKQDAMEALRQIMSLNGGSTAGLSFSMLDACVVREDNAAASGGGGVFAALRAMSARRWALRRLAAVMATSFGVGMVYLGMPLNVGSLGSNLYLSVAYNALAELPSAVLAWLLIRRASRRSSVIALTAAAGACSLACAAVPRGAAAARMAAEVLSFFAACTAFDVMLVYATELFPTSVRNSAVGMVRQALVLGGVAAPVLAALGRERSAWSFGVFGVAIGCSGLFVACLPETRGKSMSDTMAEEEEEGNEGAVASCTGATAGSTDSDRYAV from the coding sequence ATGTCAATGGCCAACGCGCCCACTGCCCCACTCCTAACAGCAAACCAGGAGGCCGCGCCGGCGAAGGAGGCATCCATCGACGACGTCATCGAGATGTACTTCGGCGCCACCGGCGTCCTGCAGCTGCTCAAGGCCGTCTTGGTCGCCTTCGCCTGGGCCTTCGACGCGCAGCTGGTGTTCATCTCCGCGTTCACGGACGCCGAGCCGCGGTGGCATTGCCTCACCGCCGCCTCGGCTGGCAACGCTTCGtgctccccggcggccgcggcctcgcgGCCGCCGTGTGACCTCGCGCCGGGCTCATGGGCGTGGGACCGGCTGGCCGTGGCCTCGGTGGTCTCCGAGTGGACCCTCAACTGCGCCGGCCCGGCGCTCGTCTCGCTCCCCGCGTCGTCGTTCTTCGCCGGCTGCCTCGCCGGCGGGTTCCTGCTCGCGACGCTGGCAGACTCGCTCCTCGGCCGCAAGAAGATGCTGCTCGTGTCCCTGGCGTCCACGTCCATCGCCGGCGTGCTCACCGCCCTCGCGCCCAACATCTGGGCGTACGCCGCCCTGCGGCTGGTGTCCGGCTTCTTCAGGTCGATGGTGGGCACGTGCACGCTGGTCCTCTCCACGGAGCTCGTCGGGAAGAGGTGGCGCAACACGGTGAGCGTGGCGGGGTTCTTCTGCTTCGCGGTTGGGTTCTTGTCCCTCCCGGCGCTCGCCTACGCGTTCCGCGACGCGTCCTGGCGGAACCTGTACGTCTGGACGTCCGTGCCTTGTCTCTGCTACGCCGTCCtggtcttcttcctcgtccaGGAGTCGCCGCGGTGGCTCCTGGTGCGCGGCCGGAAGCAGGACGCCATGGAGGCGCTGCGGCAGATCATGTCGCTCAACGGGGGCAGCACGGCGGGCCTCAGCTTCTCCATGCTGGACGCGTGCGTGGTGCGCGAGGACAacgccgcggcgagcggcggcgggggcgtttTCGCCGCGCTGCGGGCCATGtcggcgcggcggtgggcgcTCCGGAGGCTGGCGGCGGTCATGGCCACCAGTTTCGGCGTGGGGATGGTCTACCTAGGCATGCCGCTCAACGTCGGCAGCCTCGGCTCCAACCTATACCTGAGCGTCGCGTACAACGCGCTGGCCGAGCTGCCGTCGGCCGTCCTCGCGTGGCTCCTCATCCGCAGGGCCAGCAGGCGGAGCTCGGTGATCGCGctcaccgcggcggcgggggcgtgcagcctcgcgtgcgccgccgtcccgcggggcgccgcggcggcaagGATGGCCGCCGAGGTGCTGTCCTTCTTCGCGGCGTGCACGGCGTTCGACGTCATGCTGGTCTACGCCACCGAGCTGTTCCCGACGTCCGTGCGCAACTCGGCGGTGGGGATGGTGCGGCAGGCGCTGGtgctgggcggcgtggcggcgcccgTGCTCGCCGCGCTGGGCCGCGAGAGGAGCGCCTGGTCGTTCGGCGTGTTCGGGGTGGCCATCGGGTGCTCCGGCCTGTTCGTCGCCTGCCTGCCGGAGACGAGGGGGAAGAGCATGTCGGACAcgatggcggaggaggaggaggaggggaacgAGGGCGCCGTCGCGTCGTGCACCGGCGCGACCGCCGGTAGCACCGATAGCGACAGGTACGCCGTGTAA
- the LOC120652148 gene encoding SKI family transcriptional corepressor 1-like: MNFSVGGSGGGGGGGGGDPGGSGGGGGPGDGREQAERWLEIAEKLLAARDLVGCKRFAERAVEADPLLPGADELLGVTDVLLASQSAFPSGQPDPLAVLQLPPGAAPDQAAVSRAFRRLALLLGPRNPHPGADVALRLVNDAYAVLSDPSHRPPPSANQAMGNPSSQPASAAGTAPPASEFWTACPFCCYVHQYPRDLVGRALKCPNEGCRRGFVAAEIPTAPTIVPGTEMYHCAWGFFPLGFPNAADMGGNWKPFYKMFPWNTAPSGEGRSQGYRGGSNFRQPQVGSARGGSSRGRIKKTTARKKVGAGLKRRSFGGGVESGIDSSMLGQEGWAGDEDGGDGDGRAEEVRGININEAAQATDGSGRVNVSGAGGVEDMGNFHIDVDATEDILGNLHNLPFLRVDNLGRML, translated from the coding sequence ATGAACTTCTCCGTcggtgggagcggcggcggcggcggcggcggcgggggagaccccggcggcagcggcggagggggaGGCCCCGGCGACGGCCGCGAGCAGGCGGAGCGCTGGCTGGAGATCGCGGAGAAGCTCCTCGCCGCGCGCGACCTCGTCGGCTGCAAGCGCTTCGCGGAGCGGGCCGTGGAGGCCGACCCGCTCCTCCCGGGCGCCGACGAGCTCCTCGGCGTCACCGACGTCCTCCTCGCCTCCCAGTCGGCCTTCCCCTCGGGCCAGCCCGACCCGCTCGCCGTCCTGCAGCTCCCGCCCGGGGCCGCCCCCGACCAGGCCGCCGTCTCCCGCGCCTTCCGCCGCCTCGCGCTCCTCCTCGGCCCGCGCAACCCGCACCCGGGCGCCGACGTGGCGCTCCGCCTCGTCAACGACGCCTACGCCGTCCTCTCCGATCCGTCCCACCGCCCCCCGCCTTCCGCCAATCAAGCGATGGGTAACCCCTCCTCCCAGCCTGCCTCCGCGGCCGGTACCGCCCCTCCGGCCTCCGAGTTCTGGACGGCGTGCCCGTTCTGCTGCTACGTGCACCAGTACCCGCGCGATCTGGTCGGGCGCGCCCTCAAGTGCCCCAACGAGGGGTGCCGCCGCGGGTTCGTGGCCGCTGAGATCCCGACCGCGCCGACTATCGTGCCGGGCACTGAAATGTACCACTGCGCCTGGGGGTTCTTCCCCCTCGGATTTCCCAATGCTGCTGACATGGGTGGCAACTGGAAGCCTTTCTACAAGATGTTCCCGTGGAACACGGCTCCCAGTGGCGAAGGTAGGAGCCAAGGGTACCGCGGTGGGAGCAATTTTAGGCAGCCGCAGGTTGGCAGTGCTCGTGGTGGCTCCTCTAGAGGTAGGATCAAGAAGACAACCGCTCGCAAGAAGGTTGGAGCAGGGCTCAAGAGACGTTCTTTTGGTGGTGGCGTGGAGAGCGGCATTGATTCGTCCATGCTTGGACAGGAAGGGTGGGCTGGGGATGAGGAcggtggagatggagatggacgGGCCGAGGAGGTGAGGGGAATTAACATAAATGAGGCGGCTCAGGCAACAGATGGCAGTGGTAGGGTGAATGTTAGTGGTGCTGGCGGGGTTGAAGATATGGGCAACTTCCATATTGATGTTGATGCAACAGAGGATATATTGGGGAATTTGCACAACCTGCCTTTCTTGAGGGTGGACAATCTTGGGCGAATGCTTTAG
- the LOC120652149 gene encoding ADP-ribosylation factor-related protein 1-like, with product MFSLFYGLWKYVFTKDEFRVLILGVDKAGKTTLLEKLKSIYLKGGGLPPDRVVPTVGLNIGRIEDANAKLVFWDLGGQVGLRAIWEKYYEEAHAIMYVIDAATASSFEDAKSALEKVIRHEHLRGAPLLIVANKQDLPGVINDEELAKFLNLKELDERPYMFQAVSAYDGRGIKSGIDWLVEQMEKCKRTETLRARAGVAGQI from the exons ATGTTCTCCCTGTTCTATGGCCTATGGAAGTATGTGTTTACCAAGGACGAGTTCCGTGTTCTTATTCTTGGTGTCGATAAGGCTGGCAAGACG ACTTTGCTGGAGAAGTTGAAATCAATATATCTCAAGGGGGGAGGACTTCCACCTGATCGTGTCGTTCCCACTGTTGGACTTAACATTGGCCGCATTGAAGATGCAAATGCAAAACTTGTTTTCTGGGATCTGGGTGGTCAG GTTGGCCTACGTGCAATCTGGGAGAAATACTATGAAGAGGCTCATGCCATAATGTATGTTATTGATGCTGCTACTGCATCATCATTTGAAGATGCCAAATCTGCTCTGG AGAAGGTTATTCGCCATGAGCATCTGAGAGGAGCACCGCTCTTGATTGTTGCAAACAAGCAG GATTTACCTGGGGTCATCAATGATGAAGAATTGGCTAAGTTTCTGAATCTTAAAGAGCTGGATGAGAGGCCATATATGTTTCAGGCTGTATCCGCCTATGATGG gaggGGGATCAAATCTGGCATAGACTGGCTGGTGGAACAAATGGAAAAATGTAAACGTACAGAAACACTGCGGGCTCGTGCTGGTGTAGCTGGACAAATTTAG
- the LOC120648111 gene encoding cyclin-D2-2-like — protein sequence MGFLSAGGASPSSSLLCEETMDDVFGCIDDGEGELRPELGAGLDFPAFPLESEEVVASLMEKEKEQLIDVAAGNYLQRLNSGGLVSSWRIASIDWINKAQAHHNFGPLCFYLSVNYLDRILSIKEPRPEHPWVQQLLSVGCLSIAAKMEETLVPRCLDFQVCGEKYKFSAESIKNMEIFLMTSLNWRMQAVTPFSYINYFTDKFIQGKPLSCGFASRCTELILGTLKATKFLQFRPSEIAAAAVLSAAAESHALDFSSALTASNIPVNKQTVRRCYEAMQEVGLVKKSEDGNASPSVPKSPYGVLDASCFSFKTDDSQTPAGSSHGDSNHHVYTAANNKRTKLECQTPRSRTNGIRS from the exons ATGGGGTTCCTCTCCGCCGGTGGTGCCTCCCCGTCGTCGTCCCTGCTGTGTGAAGAGACCATGGACGAcgtttttgggtgcattgacGACGGCGAGGGGGAGCTGCGGCCGGAGTTGGGGGCGGGCCTTGATTTCCCGGCCTTCCCATTGGAGAGCGAGGAGGTTGTAGCATCTCTGATGGAGAAAGAGAAGGAGCAACTGATTGATGTTGCAGCGGGGAATTACCTCCAGAGGTTGAACAGCGGAGGACTGGTGTCCTCTTGGAGGATTGCTTCCATTGATTGGATCAACAAG GCCCAGGCTCATCATAATTTTGGACCGCTATGCTTTTACCTTTCTGTTAATTATCTTGATAGGATCCTCTCCATAAAGGAACCCCGG CCTGAGCATCCCTGGGTGCAGCAGCTACTCTCAGTTGGCTGCCTATCCATTGCAGCCAAGATGGAGGAGACTCTAGTTCCTCGGTGTCTTGACTTCCAG GTTTGCGGTGAGAAGTACAAGTTCAGCGCAGAATCTATTAAGAATATGGAGATTTTTCTTATGACCTCTCTGAATTGGAGGATGCAAGCTGTGACCCCATTCTCATACATCAACTATTTCACGGACAAGTTCATCCAGGGGAAGCCGTTAAGTTGCGGGTTTGCTTCACGGTGCACTGAGCTCATCCTTGGCACTCTGAAAG CAACTAAGTTCCTCCAATTCAGACCTTCTGAGATTGCAGCAGCCGCAGTTCTCTCAGCAGCTGCTGAAAGTCACGCTCTTGACTTCAGCAGCGCCCTTACAGCTTCTAACATCCCTGTCAATAAG CAAACTGTGAGGAGATGCTATGAAGCAATGCAAGAGGTCGGATTAGTGAAGAAGAGCGAAGACGGCAATGCGAGTCCTTCAGTTCCAAAGAGCCCATATGGTGTGCTGGATGCCTCATGCTTCAGCTTCAAGACTGATGATAGCCAGACACCAGCAGGGTCATCACACGGCGACAGCAACCACCATGTTTACACTGCAGCTAATAACAAAAGGACAAAGCTAGAGTGCCAGACGCCTAGATCCAGAACCAATGGCATAAGATCATAG